Proteins encoded within one genomic window of Candidatus Thermoplasmatota archaeon:
- a CDS encoding thrombospondin type 3 repeat-containing protein, whose translation SDMHDAFPQDATETLDTDGDGVGNNVDADDDNDGVLDAADAFPLNRNEYLDTDSDGIGNNADVDDDNDGVLDAADAFPLDPTETLDTDGDGVGNALDTDDDNDGALDDEDLFPLNSFDVTDFDGDGVGDNTDNDDDNDGVPDWADAFPQDASRFEQDNFSTILLLVLVILVIIVLVLMLLRRGGGTKEEEASEPPPPK comes from the coding sequence TTTCGGACATGCACGACGCCTTCCCCCAGGATGCGACGGAGACGCTCGACACGGACGGCGACGGCGTGGGGAACAACGTCGATGCAGACGATGACAACGACGGTGTCCTCGACGCGGCCGACGCCTTCCCGCTCAATCGGAACGAGTACCTGGACACGGACTCCGACGGCATCGGGAACAACGCGGACGTCGATGACGACAATGACGGCGTTCTCGACGCGGCCGACGCATTCCCGCTGGACCCCACGGAGACCCTGGACACGGACGGCGACGGCGTGGGGAACGCATTGGACACGGACGATGACAACGACGGTGCTCTGGACGACGAGGACCTGTTCCCGCTCAACTCGTTCGACGTCACGGACTTCGACGGTGACGGCGTAGGGGACAACACCGACAACGACGACGACAACGACGGCGTGCCGGACTGGGCGGATGCCTTCCCGCAGGATGCGAGCCGGTTCGAGCAGGACAACTTCTCGACGATCCTGCTGCTCGTGTTGGTCATACTGGTGATAATCGTCCTCGTGCTCATGCTCCTCCGAAGAGGCGGAGGGACGAAGGAAGAGGAGGCTTCCGAGCCACCACCGCCGAAGTAG